A part of Streptomyces sp. NBC_01235 genomic DNA contains:
- a CDS encoding MDR family MFS transporter: MSFTPQLRRVLTVTTLGAFLAFLDTSIINVALRTLSERFDAPLATIQWLVTAYLLALAAVLPVSAWAATRFGARRVYVLSIAAFTLGSLACGLADTADQLIAFRVVQGAAAAMATPVAQMIAVRAAGPERMAKVMSITGVPTVLAPILGPAVGGLLLEHAGWRWTFLVNVPIGVLIVVLALRLLPPDEAEDAGRLDVPGLALLALGCVGVTYGFTEFSETGRFTSESVLPWIVCGVVLLAVFVVHALRARTPLMNLRLYRRPGYAAASLANFCLGAVLFGSVILMPLYFQVVRHQDAVATGLLLIPQSIGVAFAVGCGSRLVDAVGSGRAALLGGVLSVAATIPFALIGAHTSYGWLAAAMVVRGFGVGAILVPIMTAAYRAVPPEAIGDATVQLNVLQRIGGSLSTAVLAVVLQSRLDTATTSAMQASAFGTAFWWTLAISLCAIAPMLLLVASERSTQQKVSAAPETTDISPTGRPQS, from the coding sequence ATGTCCTTCACCCCGCAGCTGCGACGGGTGCTCACGGTGACGACGCTGGGGGCATTTCTCGCCTTCCTCGACACCAGCATCATCAACGTGGCGCTGAGAACTCTCTCCGAGCGCTTCGACGCGCCCCTGGCGACCATCCAGTGGCTCGTCACCGCCTACCTCCTCGCCCTTGCCGCCGTGCTGCCCGTGTCGGCCTGGGCTGCAACCCGCTTCGGCGCCCGGCGCGTGTACGTGCTGTCCATCGCGGCCTTCACTCTGGGCTCGCTCGCCTGTGGCCTGGCCGACACCGCAGACCAGCTGATCGCGTTCCGCGTCGTGCAGGGCGCCGCTGCGGCGATGGCCACCCCTGTGGCGCAGATGATCGCCGTGCGCGCCGCGGGGCCCGAGCGGATGGCGAAGGTAATGAGCATCACCGGTGTGCCCACCGTCCTCGCCCCGATCCTCGGCCCGGCCGTGGGCGGACTGCTCCTGGAGCACGCAGGGTGGCGCTGGACGTTCCTGGTCAACGTGCCCATCGGTGTGCTCATTGTCGTGCTTGCGCTGCGGCTGCTGCCGCCCGACGAGGCGGAGGACGCGGGCCGCCTCGACGTACCCGGCTTGGCGCTGCTCGCGCTGGGCTGCGTCGGGGTCACATACGGTTTCACCGAATTCAGCGAGACGGGCCGGTTCACCTCTGAGTCCGTGCTCCCATGGATCGTCTGCGGGGTGGTGCTCCTGGCGGTCTTCGTCGTCCACGCCCTGCGGGCCCGTACACCGCTGATGAATTTGCGCCTGTACCGCAGGCCCGGCTACGCGGCGGCTTCCCTTGCCAACTTCTGCCTGGGCGCGGTGCTGTTCGGCTCGGTCATCCTCATGCCGCTCTACTTCCAGGTCGTCCGCCACCAGGACGCCGTCGCCACGGGGCTGCTGCTCATACCGCAGAGTATCGGCGTCGCGTTTGCCGTCGGATGCGGCTCACGACTCGTCGACGCCGTGGGCAGCGGGCGGGCTGCGCTGCTCGGCGGGGTGCTGAGCGTGGCAGCCACGATCCCGTTCGCCCTCATAGGCGCGCATACCTCCTATGGGTGGCTCGCTGCCGCCATGGTCGTACGGGGCTTCGGCGTCGGTGCCATTCTGGTGCCGATCATGACTGCGGCCTACCGGGCCGTTCCGCCCGAAGCCATCGGCGACGCCACGGTTCAGCTCAACGTGCTTCAGCGCATTGGTGGCTCGCTCAGCACGGCTGTACTCGCCGTGGTGCTGCAGAGCAGGCTCGACACCGCCACGACGAGTGCAATGCAGGCGTCCGCGTTCGGCACGGCCTTCTGGTGGACCCTGGCCATCAGCCTGTGCGCGATCGCCCCCATGCTGCTGCTCGTCGCCAGCGAGCGGTCCACTCAGCAGAAGGTGTCAGCGGCACCTGAGACGACGGACATAAGCCCAACAGGCCGTCCGCAAAGCTGA
- a CDS encoding cytochrome P450 yields the protein MSTVPHSEPLIFNPFTPEFMADPYPHYAELRREVPVHEHPGGFWMLSRYADVDALLRSGLSVEQRHVAPGPFRDAYTNAGVTDEPRLKGLALLDRDAPDHTRLRKLVSKAFTPRAIYAMEPRIQALVDEALDGVSAAGGGDLVESLAFPLPFTVISRMLGMPPTDTKHMRYLTGMLMRSVEPTTDPEVMRAVEAADAELFDLVGEAVTWKRDNPGDDLLSELIAVEDDGDVLSHDELVAQVTMLYVAGHETTVNLISGGTLALLRNPDQLELLRAKPELIENAVEEMLRYDAPVHNSRRINLEQYQVGGFEIPPGSFILANLAGANRDEEFFGPDAEELRLDRENARKQLSLGGGIHHCLGAALARIEGRVAIGELVRRFPALALNGEVEWNGLLSLRGAARLPISV from the coding sequence ATGAGCACGGTGCCGCACAGCGAGCCCCTGATCTTCAACCCGTTCACGCCGGAATTCATGGCCGATCCGTACCCGCACTACGCGGAGCTGCGCCGAGAGGTTCCGGTACACGAACACCCGGGCGGCTTCTGGATGTTGTCCCGCTACGCGGACGTGGACGCGCTGCTGCGCTCCGGGCTCTCCGTCGAGCAGCGCCATGTCGCCCCCGGCCCGTTCCGCGACGCGTACACGAACGCGGGGGTCACGGATGAGCCGCGTCTGAAGGGGCTTGCCCTGCTGGACCGGGACGCGCCGGACCACACCCGGCTGCGCAAGCTCGTCTCCAAGGCGTTCACCCCGCGTGCCATTTACGCCATGGAGCCGCGGATCCAGGCCCTCGTCGACGAGGCGCTCGACGGCGTTTCCGCCGCCGGCGGCGGTGACCTGGTCGAATCCCTGGCGTTCCCGCTGCCGTTCACCGTGATATCGCGGATGCTCGGGATGCCGCCGACCGACACCAAGCACATGCGGTACCTCACCGGCATGCTGATGCGTTCCGTCGAACCGACCACGGACCCCGAGGTGATGAGGGCCGTCGAGGCGGCCGACGCGGAACTGTTCGACCTCGTCGGCGAGGCCGTCACCTGGAAGCGGGACAACCCCGGCGACGACCTGCTCAGCGAGCTCATCGCGGTCGAGGACGACGGGGACGTACTCAGTCACGACGAGCTCGTCGCCCAGGTCACCATGCTCTACGTCGCGGGCCACGAGACGACCGTGAACTTGATCTCCGGCGGCACGCTCGCCCTGCTGCGCAACCCCGACCAGCTGGAACTGTTGCGTGCCAAGCCGGAACTCATCGAGAACGCCGTCGAGGAGATGCTGCGGTACGACGCGCCGGTGCACAACAGCAGGCGGATCAACCTCGAGCAGTACCAGGTCGGCGGGTTCGAGATTCCCCCGGGCTCGTTCATACTCGCCAACCTGGCAGGCGCCAACCGGGACGAGGAGTTCTTCGGCCCGGACGCGGAGGAGTTGCGCCTGGACCGGGAGAACGCCCGCAAACAGCTCTCCCTCGGCGGCGGAATCCACCACTGCCTGGGCGCGGCGCTGGCCCGCATAGAGGGCCGGGTGGCGATTGGCGAACTGGTGCGGCGCTTCCCAGCCCTGGCCCTCAACGGCGAGGTCGAGTGGAACGGCCTCCTCAGCCTGCGCGGTGCGGCGCGGCTGCCGATCAGCGTGTGA
- a CDS encoding ketoacyl-ACP synthase III family protein, with the protein MIWNEVYVDASAARLGRREDVRRAVAEGRYDAEECAADDLVSVSVMDDTSQADMAVEAARVALDRSRAAHEDFSLVVHVTSSGFQGLDHWSPASYIQSRTVGGQATAIQMQQASNGGVAAVDLVAAHLTARPQAGAALITTSDKYQLPMFDRYRSDKGLPRGDGATALVLTRAPGVARLLSTAVISDVTHEGVYRGTGPWSAAAGERGWPIDMRRRLKEYLGTGVDVKDLAKALAVGQQTVMEMAMGEAGVGLGDVARFVYPHAGRTVVDWDVVQEVAGIHVDQTNWELGRRLGHLGAGDQIAGLTHLLESGAVGPGDKVVLSSLGHGYTFGCAVLEIVAEPQWSGATV; encoded by the coding sequence ATGATATGGAACGAGGTCTATGTCGACGCGTCAGCAGCTCGGCTGGGACGGCGTGAAGACGTACGGCGAGCGGTGGCCGAGGGGCGCTATGACGCCGAGGAGTGCGCGGCCGACGACCTGGTGAGCGTCAGCGTGATGGACGACACCAGCCAGGCCGACATGGCAGTGGAGGCGGCCCGGGTTGCCCTCGACCGCAGCCGGGCCGCCCATGAGGACTTCAGTCTCGTCGTGCACGTCACCAGCTCCGGCTTCCAGGGACTGGACCACTGGTCGCCCGCCTCGTACATCCAGTCCCGCACGGTCGGCGGCCAGGCCACGGCGATCCAGATGCAGCAGGCGTCCAACGGCGGTGTTGCGGCTGTCGACCTCGTCGCGGCGCACCTGACGGCACGGCCACAGGCCGGCGCGGCGCTCATCACCACCAGCGACAAGTACCAGCTGCCGATGTTCGACCGTTACCGCTCGGACAAGGGGCTGCCCCGGGGCGACGGCGCCACCGCCCTGGTACTGACCCGTGCCCCGGGCGTGGCCCGACTGCTGTCCACCGCGGTGATCTCCGACGTTACCCACGAAGGCGTGTACCGGGGCACGGGGCCCTGGTCCGCGGCGGCGGGTGAGCGAGGCTGGCCGATCGACATGCGGCGGCGACTCAAGGAGTATCTGGGCACAGGTGTGGACGTGAAGGACCTCGCCAAGGCACTGGCGGTAGGTCAGCAGACGGTCATGGAGATGGCAATGGGCGAGGCGGGTGTCGGCCTGGGGGACGTCGCGCGGTTTGTGTACCCGCATGCGGGGCGGACGGTCGTCGACTGGGACGTAGTCCAGGAGGTCGCCGGTATCCATGTCGACCAGACCAACTGGGAGTTGGGCCGGAGGCTTGGACACCTGGGGGCGGGTGACCAGATCGCCGGTCTCACCCACCTGCTTGAGTCCGGGGCGGTAGGGCCCGGCGACAAGGTCGTCTTGTCCAGCCTCGGTCACGGGTACACCTTCGGTTGTGCGGTCCTGGAGATCGTGGCGGAGCCGCAGTGGTCCGGAGCGACCGTCTGA
- the fabD gene encoding ACP S-malonyltransferase, whose product MSGTAPAPGLAEPGTLPVVFMFSGQGSQYYGMGKELFDTNEVFRTALLRLDAVVSEHLGESVVDRVFDPTKPRNHPLTDTRITHPAIVMIELALAETLRTEGIEPDYVLGSSLGEYAAAVVAGSLSPDDCLRVLVRQAGIMAGSPRGGMLAVLARPEITDTVPELRACEVAARNYPGNFVVAGREDELAAAEAALRAADVLHLRLPVEYAFHSRLLDPVVGACRSSFEGVELAPARIPWVTCVSGGLVEDVTAEHFWHAARRTIDFERAMAGLQARGDFLYLDLGPSGSLHNFVRALLPTGSGARSLPLLSQFAKDTDLLDEVRRHAAPTTPRKAHAMKVYGFPGQGSQRRGMGRGLFERFPEETAIADEVLGYSIEELCVTDPQRRLGRTEFTQPALYVVGALSYLDRLAQDPVPPDHVIGHSLGEYVALFAAGVFDFAAGLRLVRRRGELMAAAGGGAMAAVVGVDEATVTRVLAESGLGELDLANYNAMDQFVVSGPGELMDTACAAFESAGARTVRLHVSAPLHSRYMRPAAEEFGRFLDGVTLHPPEIPVLANVDARPYTADTVRERLTSQIDSPVRWTDTVRTLMAYGDFEFTELGPGRVLTKLVARIREAAEPLPTAPSPTDRAAAQAPAGAGARGEEPTLDAEALGARSFRERYGLRRSYVVGSMYGGVSGRELVRAASKAGLLGFLGIGGLPRDEVERQLHGLADELGLHGHGVNLLYLHRAPEQEAPLVDALLQHGVGLVEASGYPFVTEELVRFRLKGGRILAKVSRTDLAAAFLAPPPEQHVAMLLAKGSVTEQEAAAAAGRPMADDLCVEADGGWLTGTAGPLSLLPAVLRLRDEAALPGHRVHVGCAGGIGSPEAAAAAFLIGADFVLTGSVNQCSVEAATSAAVKDLLQESHEYDVDTAPWSEGFEHGVQARYLKRGQFFPARASRLHDLWRRHGSVAELDDATRKQVFDRYLGGEHPAATAKDPDQRSDPKTELAAVFRAYFRRGFRLAVTGDQQSTVDYLVNCGPAMGAFNQAVAGTSLQPWRARTLEAIADFLMDGAAAHVTARLRALQPVRKS is encoded by the coding sequence ATGAGCGGCACGGCGCCCGCCCCCGGTCTTGCCGAGCCGGGGACGCTGCCGGTGGTGTTCATGTTCTCCGGGCAGGGCTCCCAGTACTACGGCATGGGCAAGGAACTCTTCGACACGAACGAAGTGTTCCGCACGGCGCTGCTGCGCCTCGACGCCGTGGTCAGTGAACACCTCGGAGAGTCGGTCGTCGACCGGGTCTTCGATCCCACGAAGCCCAGGAACCACCCCCTCACCGACACCCGGATCACCCATCCCGCGATCGTCATGATCGAGCTGGCCCTCGCGGAGACCCTGCGGACTGAGGGCATCGAGCCCGACTACGTGCTCGGCTCCAGCCTCGGCGAGTACGCGGCGGCCGTCGTCGCGGGCAGTCTGTCCCCGGACGACTGTCTGCGCGTGCTGGTCCGACAGGCCGGCATCATGGCCGGCAGCCCCCGCGGCGGCATGCTCGCCGTGCTGGCCAGGCCCGAGATCACGGACACGGTGCCCGAACTGCGCGCCTGCGAGGTCGCCGCCCGCAACTACCCGGGCAACTTCGTGGTCGCCGGCCGGGAGGACGAGCTGGCCGCAGCCGAGGCGGCGCTGCGCGCCGCCGACGTGCTGCACCTGCGGCTGCCCGTCGAGTACGCCTTCCACTCCCGGCTGCTCGACCCGGTGGTCGGGGCGTGCCGGAGCAGCTTCGAGGGCGTGGAGCTCGCACCGGCGCGCATCCCTTGGGTCACCTGCGTGAGCGGCGGACTCGTCGAGGACGTCACCGCGGAGCACTTCTGGCACGCGGCACGGCGGACGATCGACTTCGAGCGCGCCATGGCCGGTCTGCAGGCACGCGGGGACTTCCTCTACCTGGACCTCGGTCCATCGGGAAGCCTGCACAACTTCGTCCGCGCGCTGCTCCCCACGGGTTCGGGCGCCCGATCGCTGCCGCTGCTCAGCCAGTTCGCCAAGGACACCGATCTGCTGGACGAGGTCCGCAGGCACGCTGCCCCGACGACACCACGGAAGGCGCACGCAATGAAGGTCTACGGATTCCCGGGCCAGGGATCTCAGCGGCGGGGGATGGGCAGGGGACTGTTCGAGAGGTTCCCCGAGGAGACGGCGATCGCCGACGAGGTGCTCGGCTACTCGATCGAGGAACTCTGCGTCACCGACCCGCAACGACGGCTCGGCCGCACCGAGTTCACCCAGCCCGCCCTCTACGTCGTCGGTGCGCTGTCCTATCTGGACCGGCTCGCCCAGGACCCGGTGCCGCCGGACCACGTGATCGGGCACAGCCTCGGCGAGTACGTGGCGCTGTTTGCCGCCGGGGTCTTCGACTTCGCGGCCGGACTGAGGCTGGTGCGGCGGCGTGGTGAGCTCATGGCCGCCGCCGGAGGTGGAGCGATGGCCGCGGTCGTTGGCGTCGACGAGGCAACCGTCACGCGCGTTCTCGCCGAATCGGGCCTCGGTGAGCTGGACCTGGCCAACTACAACGCTATGGACCAGTTCGTGGTCTCCGGCCCCGGCGAGCTGATGGACACAGCCTGCGCAGCCTTCGAGTCCGCCGGTGCCCGCACAGTCCGGCTGCACGTCAGCGCCCCGCTGCACTCCCGATACATGCGCCCGGCCGCAGAGGAGTTCGGCCGTTTCCTCGACGGGGTCACCCTGCACCCGCCGGAGATCCCCGTCCTCGCCAACGTCGACGCCCGGCCGTACACGGCCGACACGGTCAGAGAGCGCCTGACGTCACAGATCGACTCGCCGGTCCGGTGGACCGACACGGTTCGCACCCTGATGGCCTACGGCGACTTCGAGTTCACGGAGCTAGGACCAGGCAGGGTCCTGACGAAACTGGTGGCGCGCATCCGAGAGGCCGCGGAACCGCTCCCGACGGCCCCCTCGCCCACCGACCGGGCGGCCGCCCAGGCGCCGGCCGGAGCCGGGGCACGGGGCGAGGAGCCGACGCTCGACGCCGAGGCGCTCGGCGCCCGCAGCTTCCGCGAACGGTACGGGCTGCGGCGCTCCTACGTCGTGGGGTCGATGTACGGCGGGGTGTCCGGCCGGGAGTTGGTGCGCGCGGCGTCCAAGGCGGGCCTGCTCGGCTTCCTCGGCATCGGAGGGCTCCCAAGGGACGAGGTGGAGCGGCAGTTGCACGGCCTGGCCGACGAACTGGGTCTCCACGGCCACGGAGTGAACCTGCTCTACCTCCACCGGGCACCGGAACAGGAGGCCCCGCTCGTCGACGCGCTGCTGCAGCATGGCGTCGGCCTGGTCGAGGCGTCCGGCTACCCCTTCGTCACCGAGGAACTGGTCCGCTTCCGGCTCAAGGGCGGCCGGATCCTTGCGAAGGTGTCCAGGACCGATCTGGCCGCCGCGTTCCTCGCACCGCCGCCGGAGCAGCACGTGGCGATGCTGCTCGCCAAGGGATCGGTGACGGAACAGGAGGCTGCCGCAGCTGCCGGGCGCCCCATGGCGGACGATCTGTGCGTCGAGGCAGACGGCGGCTGGCTGACCGGCACGGCAGGTCCGCTCTCCCTGCTCCCCGCGGTGTTGAGGCTCAGGGACGAGGCGGCACTGCCGGGACACCGGGTGCACGTGGGGTGCGCGGGCGGAATCGGCTCCCCGGAGGCGGCCGCAGCGGCATTCCTGATCGGCGCCGACTTCGTTCTGACCGGCTCGGTCAACCAGTGCTCCGTGGAGGCGGCCACCAGCGCTGCCGTCAAAGACCTTCTGCAGGAGTCCCATGAGTACGACGTGGACACGGCACCTTGGAGTGAGGGGTTCGAACACGGGGTCCAGGCACGCTACTTGAAGCGTGGTCAGTTCTTTCCGGCCAGGGCGTCCCGGCTGCACGACCTCTGGCGCCGGCATGGGTCCGTCGCCGAACTCGACGACGCCACCAGGAAGCAGGTGTTCGACCGATACCTGGGGGGAGAGCACCCGGCAGCCACGGCGAAGGACCCGGACCAGCGCTCAGACCCCAAGACGGAACTGGCCGCCGTGTTCCGGGCGTATTTCCGGCGCGGCTTCCGGCTCGCGGTGACGGGGGACCAGCAGTCCACCGTGGACTACCTGGTCAACTGCGGACCGGCGATGGGCGCGTTCAACCAGGCGGTCGCCGGGACCAGTCTGCAGCCCTGGCGGGCCCGCACCCTCGAGGCCATTGCCGACTTCCTCATGGACGGCGCCGCCGCTCACGTCACAGCCCGGCTGCGGGCCCTGCAACCGGTACGGAAGAGCTAG